The following proteins come from a genomic window of Synechococcus sp. BIOS-E4-1:
- a CDS encoding Nif11-like leader peptide family natural product precursor, translating into MSEEQLKAFLEKVQVDTSLQERLKAAADADAVSAIAKEAGFSISADDLKNAQSELSDEELEGVAGGEVEVEPLQPPWLVGSTQGNCL; encoded by the coding sequence ATGTCAGAAGAGCAACTCAAAGCCTTCCTAGAAAAGGTCCAAGTCGACACCAGCCTTCAGGAGAGGCTCAAAGCAGCTGCTGATGCTGATGCTGTATCTGCGATTGCAAAAGAAGCAGGGTTTAGTATTTCTGCTGATGACTTGAAGAACGCTCAATCAGAACTTTCAGATGAGGAACTGGAAGGCGTGGCTGGTGGAGAGGTCGAAGTGGAGCCTTTACAACCCCCGTGGCTGGTGGGATCAACCCAAGGCAACTGCCTTTGA